The Falco peregrinus isolate bFalPer1 chromosome 1, bFalPer1.pri, whole genome shotgun sequence genome has a window encoding:
- the FOS gene encoding protein c-Fos — protein MMYQGFAGEYEAPSSRCSSASPAGDSLTYYPSPADSFSSMGSPVNPQDFCTDLAVSSASFVPTVTAISSSPDLQWLVQPALISSVAPSQGRGHPYGVSAPAPAAYSRPAVLKAPGGRGQSIGRRGKVEQLSPEEEEKRRIRRERNKMAAAKCRNRRRELTDTLQAETDQLEEEKSALQAEIANLLKEKEKLEFILAAHRPACKMPEELRFSEELAAATALDLGTPSPTVAEDAAFTLPLMPEAPPAVLPKETGSSGLELKAEPFDELLFSTGPREASRSVPDMDLPGASSFYASDWESLAAGPSSELEPLCTPVVTCTPCPSTYTSTFVFTYPEADAFPSCAAAHRKGSSSNEPSSDSLSSPTLLAL, from the exons ATGATGTACCAGGGCTTCGCCGGAGAGTACGAGGCGCCCTCCTCCCGCTGCAGCAGCGCTTCCCCGGCCGGGGACAGCCTCACCTACTACCCTTCCCCGGCCGACTCCTTCTCTAGCATGGGCTCGCCCGTCAACCCGCAG GACTTCTGCACCGACCTGGCCGTCTCCAGCGCCAGCTTCGTGCCCACGGTGACTGCCATCTCCAGCAGCCCCGACCTGCAGTGGCTGGTGCAGCCCGCCCTCATCTCCTCGGTGGCCCCCTCCCAGGGCCGCGGGCACCCCTACGGCGTGTCggcgcccgcccccgccgcctaCTCCCGCCCCGCAGTGCTGAAGGcgccgggcggccgcgggcAAAGCATCGGTCGCAGGGGCAAAGTCGAGCAG CTGTCaccggaggaggaggagaagagaaggatccGCCGGGAAAGGAACAAGATGGCAGCGGCCAAGTGCCGCAACCGGCGGCGGGAGCTCACCGACACGCTGCAGGCG GAGACCGaccagctggaggaggagaagtctGCGCTGCAGGCGGAGATAGCTAacctgctgaaggagaaggagaagctgGAGTTCATCCTGGCGGCCCACCGGCCCGCCTGCAAGATGCCTGAGGAGCTGCGCTTCTCcgaggagctggcagctgccactGCGCTGGAcctgggcacccccagccccaccgtgGCTGAGGATGCTGCCTTTACCCTGCCACTGATGCCCGAGGCACCGCCGGCCGTGCTGCCCAAGGAGACTGGCAGCAGCGGGCTGGAGCTCAAGGCTGAGCCCTTCGACGAGCTGCTTTTCTCCACGGGGCCGCGGGAGGCCTCTCGCTCCGTGCCTGACATGGACCTGCCCGGGGCCTCCTCCTTCTATGCGTCGGACTGGGAGTCGCTGGCAGCTGGGCCCAGCAGTgagctggagcccctctgcacCCCCGTGGTGACCTGCACCCCGTGCCCCAGCACCTACACCTCCACCTTCGTCTTCACCTACCCTGAGGCAGACGCCTTCCCCAGCTGCGCTGCTGCGCATcggaagggcagcagcagcaacgaGCCCTCATCTGACTCCCTCAGCTCCCCCACCCTCCTGGCCTTGTGA